CCGGTGGCGGTGTAGGTGGGAACATGTTACGGTTCATCGGCGGCTCTGACTGCTGGCGGGCTCTGCTCTGAAGCTCTGGTTTGACCAGGTTGGTCGCAGCGTAGGAGATCTTGTCTTCAGTCCTATCGTCTTTTGCCGCCTGCCCTCCCTTCTTGATCTCAGCACCAGCAAAGCCAGTGAAGGCATTGGCCCGGTCTGACGCAGCGACAAGACGAGCCTTTCCAAGGTAGTCTTTTGTTTTCAAGTTCTTGACCTTTGCTTCATTGGGGCGGTAGACGATACCGACGGGGATGGAGAAGACGGTGTAGCCCTCGGCTTCCTCCCGGATGGCCTCGTCAATGACATCGTGGTCGGGCACCACCTTCTCTTTGGCCGCGAAGGACAGATCCTGTAGACCTGCGTCCCTCTGCTGGAGGTAGATGTAGCAGAGGCCGCGGTTGAAGAGCACTTCGCAAGAGTATAGCTTGAACTTCAGGCCCAATTGCTCATAATCGATGTTGTTGTTTCCGCGTAGGTAGAGGAGGGTGTCGTTGAAATTGGCGAGGGCTTCCTCAAAATCACCCATGAGGAAGTTTGACACGCCCTGTTGGAAGTATGCGACGGCGAGGTACTGGTCCAGACGCACAGCGCGCTGGTAACAATCGACCTGTAGAGCTGTCAGCACGTGCTCGCAGCGCTTGAGCCGTCATGCCCGACTTACCGCCTTCTCATGCTCGCCGAGAGTGGCATGGATCACGCCGCAGTTGAACAGAATCTTGGAGGTGTCGGAGATCTGGTCAAAGACCTTCAATGCGACGTCGAACTCGTTGTTGTCGTAGCTGGCGAGGGCTGCCACCCAGGTTTCGATTTCCTACGCCATCTGTTAGCAATTGAACTCGGAAGGAGCGACTAGATGCAGGAGGAAAGCGCGCACCTGCTTCAGAGACATGACGAGTGGTCTTCACTTGTTACCCGGCAGTATGGTGTCGTCAAGCCTCTCCTAGCACTCCACCGTGGAACGAGGGGTCGCGTTCCGGGTCAGACGCAAACTGCCCAAAGTGCTCGTCTCAATTCGGCCAGATTATAGCGTAGCCACCGGGGCTTGTGGGTGTGTGCGACGTGGTGGATTACAGTGCGGCAGCGGTGGTGGGTGCTGGCTATTAGGGTCGTCGAGGTACACAGGTATCCGGAGTGTTGCGCGGGGGAGTAAACGATCGTACAGGTGTGGGAATTAAGGCACAGTTGGGAAGCCGTTCGGGAAGgagagagggagaggagGAGGTTTCGAGGGCGGTACTTGGAGGAGACAGGGACACGGTGGGAATTTGGCGGGCGGTTGCAGGAGGGCTACTGGCGGGGAGACCAAATCTGAGGTCCAGCGCGTTTGAGAGACAAGCCTTGGCCGACACGGCGACCGCCACGCTGATTGGACCCCTGCACTGTGAAGGCCGAGAGCCACAGCGCTACGCGCCAGTCCAAGACGCCTCAACCCAGCCCATTGCAGCATGACACCACCGCCTCCGATGCCCTGAGAGCCTAACCATCTTCTCCAGCGCTTCCGAAGGAAACCGGAGCCTGACGTCGTGACGCCGTCTGCCAGCAGCGGACCTCTGCCAGCTGGCCCCGTACGATCATCGAGTGATGGCGTTTGAGGTTTGTAACATGCAAAAGCTCCGACTGAGACAGCCACGTGAGCATTTGTTCCGCGCAGCCACCCATCCGCCCGCCTAGCTTTTCTCAGGCATGAACGCATGACTATGCCAGGCCTCGCAAAGTCCGTGTTCGCGCAGTCCTAGTTTCGGCCTAGATTTCAAGGTGCATGAGTTATCTCTCCTCACCAGACCAACACGGCATTTCGACGGCACTTTGGGGCTTCTTGGACTATCTTGGACTGTCTTGAACTCATAGCATCCCACGGTCGCGCTGCTCCTCTCTCTCCTGCCACACCGTCTTTCCGGAACACGAACATACTGTCTTGTCGTCTGCAAACAGCCATTAGCATACAGCCGTTCCAAAGCACACGAACTGCCAGAAGCAGAACACGTGGGGCACCAAGAGCACTCACTGTCCCAAACACCAGCGCTGCGTGCAATGACACCCACTAGCGTATCCGCATCGTTCTTGTCAAACTGTGCAAGGTCAGAGTAGATCTTGGATCAACTAGCGGGTTTCGCATACCTTGCCGTCTTGCTCTCTCGCAACCACGATGCTGCGTCCGATCATCTCCCAGATGTGGATAGGCTTGTCCAGGAACACAGATCCCACTCCACCCTTCCCTACCTGAACGGTTCCAAAGATGCCTCGACACGGCTTGCCCTCCTGCTTGGCCTTTTGATATTCCCAGATGGCGCCGGTAGATTCAGGGCCGTCGGATATATTACCAGATTCGCGAACAGTTGCATGGTATGTTCCAGGCGATAATCCTCGTATGCTCAGGTCGATGATGGTCATACTTGGAGCCACTTCAACCATGCGCACGAGCCCGCGAACTTTGTTCTCGACATGTGGTGCATGCGATTCTAGAATGCAAACCGCGGCGCCTGCTCCAATGTCAGAATCATAACACATACAAAATCTCCACTCAGACGGAGCATGCATACTGTCTGATTTTCCAGATCCTCTTAGAATTGCATCACGACCAGTAGCTTGGATAGCTTCAACGATTGCCGATGGGGCTGCTGTGCCCTCAATAGATACTAGTTGATCTTTGAGGTTGGCAGTGACTTTGGTGATACCTATTCGTGTTAGAAGCTGAATGACGTGCGTGGGGACCGCTCGTACCACTCAACTGCTGCAGAGAACCTTCAATGTCGTTGATGCATGACTGGCAAGTCATTGGCACCGCGAAGATGGTCTCAAACGATGGAACAGTCATCTTGGAAGGTGTGAATTCAACTGTAATCCTGCGCAAAGCTTTGTGCTATTAGTAGAAAGGTCAAGTCGTGAGCATGCGGCTTTGCCGTCTGTCGCTTTGAAATCCAGGCCCGAATCCCCGCAGAACATTCATGGATGCATCTGGCATCGGACGCTTATCTTATCAGATACCCACGTGACATTGGAAATGTTGGATCTCAGGCTTGGCATCAACCTTCACTGCACGCCGACCAGTCAACCAATAGCGCTTGCAGCTTCGCCCTCATCGTCGTCGGGGAGCTTCAGACTTCAAACCCTCCCATTGCTCAACCAGGGTCGGCTTTTAGGGCATTGACCTCGTAGCCCGCCATGTCGCAAGTAATTGGAAAGGTGTGTATTCCATCGGACCTCCGCATCCCATGATCTCCATGATCGCTGCCACTGTCTCCTCGACGATATgttctactctatattagGTTACAGAACTAAAACCGTTGTATAGACGCGCCTGGCCTACGCCCGCTCATGGCACCACCTCGATATCGGCTCCGACCCACGCGCGCTTGGCCGCGTCGCCTCTGCCATAGCCCTGACCCTCATGGGAAAGCACAAGCCCATCTTCGACCCCTCTACCGACTGCGGTGACTACGTCGTAGCTACAAACTGTTCCCAGCTACATACCACCGGCAAGAAGCGCTTCCAGAAACTCTACCGCACACACACGACCCGACCCGGCTCCCTCAAAGAACTCTCCATGGACAGGATGATGGCCAAGTGGGGAGGCGGAGAAGTGCTGAGAAAGGCCGTTAGCGGCATGTTGCCGAAGAATCGGTTACGGAGGGACAGGCTGGCGAGGTTGAAGACGTTTGAGGGCAGGGCGCATCCTTACAAGGAGAACTTCTTGCAAGTGGCGAATGGTGGTGGACAGAGTATAATTGAGCATGAAGATGTCAAGAGGACGTTTGCGGAAGCGAAAACACAGGCTCCCGAGGCGCCAGTATCATGACGAGGGGGTGAGCacagaggaagagaagataTACCATGAATTGGGTGTGTATAAGACATGTAAATCTAAATTGCAGGGCTTGAGCCAAGTCTCGATTTGGTTGCCTCCTGGGCCTAGTTGATTGCTTTCCACGTCTTGCTGCTGGATGGTTTGAGTAGAACGACCACTAGCGCTGCAAGAATACTCTAATGGCCGTTCTACTCAAATCATCCAGCAGCAAGACGTGGAAAACAACCTCAAGCTATCCCATGGTTCGTCGAATTGCAGTGGGCATGAGAAGAGGTATGCTTAATGCATCTGGAGTTCTACCAAATGGATCGACCATGCACCCTCACATCACATGCATAGGGGTTCAAAGAAGGTAGCGAGCGAAAGCTTGAATTCCTTCTACTCGCATCATAAGTGTTCTACTCTCGATCGTCCCCTCTAACAGAAAGAAAATGTGGTATAATGTTCTACTCTCGCTCGACAATCATCCCCTCGAAAGTCACTTGGTAACCGAAAGAAATGTACAAGAAACCAAAAGTGTAACCTGAACATGCTGTTGTATCTACAGCTTCGACTTGGTGCCCTTGCGGGTGACAGTGCACTGAATGAGGCCGTTGGGGTCTGATTGAGGAGCGAAGACAGTGGCATCCTTGCCAGTGTTCTTGATTCCCTTGTGCCATGAGAGGTCTGGCGTCATGTTAGCAACTTGATGGGAGGAGATGGAACTTGACACAACTTACCAATTTCAAAGTAGTGCTTGTTGGGCAGCGCATAGTCCACAGCTTCGACCTGGGGCACAGCGGCTAGGATCAGGTCGCACATTTTGTACATAGTCGCCTGTACACTGGCGCTTTCATCCTCTGCAAAGACCTTGAGAGTAATGTCTCTTGCCGCCTTCCATGCAGCATTGAAGTCGACGGCCTTGGCCTCATCTAGGTTCTTGAACAACTTCCATTGCCATCCAGCCTCAATCTCTGTGCTCAAAATACGGTCCCATGTCTCGGGTAGGCGCGTGTACTCGTCACGGTGAAAGCCATGGAATGCTGAACCTGTGCTCTTCAGCACAAGGAGCTTCTCAATCTTGGACCGAATAGAGACACCCTCGTTCTCGCGAGTTACTGATTCGACTACGCGGATCTCTTCACCGTCGCGGAAGAAGGAGTGTGGGTGGGCTTTTCCGTCGATGGTCATGCGCGTCCATCGGTGCTGAATGATCTTGACGTGTGCGGCGTGAATGTGAGGGTAGGTCTTGACAAAGTGGTCGCCAATAATGGCAGCGAATTGCTCGGGCGGGTCGATGGGGTTTTGTTTTGCGAGGATGTATGTTGTCTGCTTTTGCGTGTCGGTCGCAACTACGACAGAGTTGTCTGCCTTGGTGTAGCTGCAGCTTGTCAATGTATGTTATGCTAATACTGCGGCGCGAAGGCGTACGAGGTCTCGATATCTCCCTCGAGTAAAACGCAGACTGTCTGCTCAACAACCTTGTGGATGCCGGTGTTGGGGTCCTTATCGACCTTGTAGAGGCGGACATTGTCCTTTCCGTAGCGGGCATAACTAAGCTGAGACATGGCGAACGAAGCTGTTGAGATTGCAACAATAGCCTAACGTGCTTGAGATAAGGGCTGGGGACGAAGGTAGGTAGGTGGTCAATGTGAAGCTGGAGGGTAAGTAGATGGATGAAGTTATCAAAAAGGGCGATCAAAGCTAGATATACTTGTGAAACGGCGCCTTATCTGATGGACGGCACGCGGAGGACACCGAACTGTAGAGGAGCAGTTTGCGATTGAGGCGCGAGCAAGCTATGGACCGCCGGCAAAGAGGCGGCGAGAACGCGTTTCGATTCGTTGACATGGCCATCGGCGAGCTCCGGTCGAGGGAAGAGGCCCTGGATCGCGGCGTGAAGCGTGCACGTGACAGCATCAGAACAGCTCCCCGCCCAAGCATGCAGTCGGCACAATGGGACTACGGGTCTGTGGATTGTCGGCACATGGCATTCGGCGCGGTATCAGGCCATGGTGTGGTGAGGTGCAATGCCGCACACTGCAAAGCCGTACGGTGCATCTGGACGCGAGCTCCGCCGTACCAGGGTAGGGAAATATGCACGTCCCTTGGGCGGCCGCTGCCCGCAACGCGACATGCACCATTCACTCCCACCAGACACCGTCACTACACCAGCCCCACACGCCCTGGCCCCTGCCACAGCCGCTCCTTCCCCGAACCTTGGCCACACTCCCGCTTTGGGCCAGGCACCGCCACGGCGACGACTTCACCTGTGCCCGCGAATTGCTCATGCGGCAAGAGGGCACCGCCGAAAGACAGACATGCGATGCGGTTGGCGGGAACACGGTTAAGGCGCGCTCATGACGCCATCAGCTCGCTCCGCAAACACACAGGCCGATGCCGCCGACCAGACCGCTCTCCTTGCGCCCACGACGAGTAGAGATGGCCGCTCAGCGTCGTCGGTCGGCATGGCCAGCTCGCGGGGCGGCCAGGCCTCGTATGCCTCGTATGCAACTGCCAACACGGGCCCTGGCAGCTTCAACACCGCCCTGATGCGGCCCTCGACGTCTCAGGACGGCCGAATACGTCCTGAATTCGACATGCATGCAATCACCGTGGGCGACAATGACGGAACCACGTCCGAGCAGAGGCAGGCAGAGCTGCAGGACCAGATCGAGAAGGAGACCAAGATCAAGATTGGATCGGAGAACCTGCTCGAGGCACTCAACGCAAAGAACGCAAAAGACAGCAAGAACCAGCGGTTACAGGTCGAGGAGCAGCTCAACATATCGAACAGAAAACTCGCCCAATTGCAGTCTGGCTTGGCTGCGGAGAAACAGAGAGCAAAAGAAGTCAAATCACCGCCAGCAGACCCCCAGAGCAGACTTTCATATCTGTTCCGTCGAAACCTCTCACGCTCGCCGTCGCGGCACATCGTCCAGAAAGAAgtaggagaagaggaggagacGGAGTCGCCAACATTTGTTCTGGCTGAGATATTGCAGGCTCTGGAAGTTCAGGGCATGCAGCCGGAATACTATGTAGAGAGAGCCAACTCTCTGGTCCTCCTGTTCAAGCGACACCCTACGCTGAAGTACGACTTGGCCTGGTCCATATTCGGGTTACGAATGCAAACCATGCTCCTGAGCGACAGCCGTGAAGTTGTTGCAGCGGCATATCGAGTCATGCGCTATGCCTTCACTGATCGCAAGTCTCTTCGAATTGTACGCGCTCTTCACACAGATCATCTTGTCATTCTGTCACTAGTAAAAGAGTCCAAAGCTAGTGTGGAGCGCGAGCAAGCACTGAAGTTTGTCCGTGCTTTCCTTGATGTCAAAGGAGGTGTTGAGGAAATTGCTCGCGCCGTGGTTCGTATCATCGTCGCAGTGGCCGAGCATGCAGAAGACCGATTGAGGAACATTGCAACGTTGACTCTAGCCGAGATCCTTGTCCGGAAACCATCTCTTCTGGTGGCAGCAGGAGGCATGGGCGCTCTGGCTGATGCTTTGGGAGAAGGGAGCTACCACGCCGCCGAGAGTGTTGGCACTTCATTCCTCTACCTGCTGGACACCCCTAGAAGGCGTCGCTTTCTACGGTCTGGGCGCGAATTGGAAGCACCCTTTGCCATGTTCACCGATGCAAACACGACTCATGGACATTTGCACGAAGAGAAATTGAAGGTTAACGCCAAAGTCATTGCATCCTTACTCCGGAGCTGGCCTGGGCTGCTCACACTATCCATGAACAACTTTCTTCCCCTCCGATCCTTACTTTGGTCCTTACAAATCCCTACCCCCCACGTCCGGAACATCATCTTGGAACTACTATTCGACCTCCTCCGGATCAAACCTCCCTCTTGGTCTTCATCTTTCCTTGCTGGCCGGCGGTTGACTACGTATGGTCGCGTTACAAATCTGAAGAATCAGCAGATCAAAGATGCTTCGTCTTCCAACAGCGCTGAAGGTGACACTACCAAGTGGAGTCTGTTAGACCATTACGTTTCTGTAGTTCTGGCAGCATTTCTGCATGCTGGGCTGATGCCAGCACTACTACAAGCTGAAGAAGATTTTTTGACTTTGC
This genomic window from Alternaria dauci strain A2016 chromosome 1, whole genome shotgun sequence contains:
- a CDS encoding mitochondrial 54S ribosomal protein uL13m — protein: MSQVIGKTRLAYARSWHHLDIGSDPRALGRVASAIALTLMGKHKPIFDPSTDCGDYVVATNCSQLHTTGKKRFQKLYRTHTTRPGSLKELSMDRMMAKWGGGEVLRKAVSGMLPKNRLRRDRLARLKTFEGRAHPYKENFLQVANGGGQSIIEHEDVKRTFAEAKTQAPEAPVS